The Mycobacterium seoulense genomic interval ATGCCGCCGGAGGCGCGGGCCACGAACACCGGCAACGAAACGTTCACCCCGTGCGACACCGCCGCGGCGCGGCGTTTGGTCAGTTCCAGCGAAGCGGGACCGGGGATTTCGGTGACCAGTCGGCGAGTCTGCTCGAGGCCGGCCACGATTCTCTCCTCACCGCGCCGCGGCTGTCACGTCGCCACCCAAGCCTATCCGCCCCGGCGTCCGCGGGCCTCCCGCGCACCGCGGGGCTCGGGAGCGACCTGCAGCAATGGCACACTGGCCGGTACGAGGTGCGCGGCCCGCGGGTCGTCCCGGCGCTAACGCCCTTCGACGCCACTACGAAAGACAGGCCCGTTCATGGAGAGTTTGATCCTGTTCCTGCCCTTCCTGCTCATCATGGGCGGGTTCATGTACTTCGCGTCGCGGCGCCAGAAGCGCGCGATGCAGGCCACCATCGACCTGCACGAGTCGCTGCGGGCCGGCGACCGCGTGCACACCACCTCCGGCCTTCAGGCCACGGTCGTCGCGATCACGGACGACACCGTCGACCTCGAGATCGCGCCGGGCGTGGTGACCACCTGGATGAAGCTGGCCATCCGCGACCGGGTCCTGCCCGAGGACGACGAAGACCTGGCCGACGGCGACGACTCGGACGACGTGGCCGAATTCGACGAGGGCCGGCTGCCCAAGGATTCCTGACGGGAAATCCCAGCCCGGACGCCACGGCGGCGGACCGCTTGCGCAACGGGCGCGCGCACGACACTAGGCTCTGTCCGGGGTAAGAACCGATATTCGAGGAGATTGAAGGAACGTGGCATCGTCTTCGGCGCCGGTGCACCCTGCCCGCTATCTGTCGGTCTTCTTGCTGCTGCTCGTCGGCGTCTACCTGCTGGTGTTCCTGACCGGGGACAAGCACGCCGCCCCCAAGCTCGGCATCGACCTGCAGGGCGGCACCCGCGTCACGCTGACGGCGCGCACCCCGGACGGGTCGCGCCCCAGCCGCGACGCGCTGGCCCAGGCGCAGCAGATCATCAGCGCGCGGGTCAACGGGCTGGGCGTCTCCGGTTCCGAGGTCGTGGTCGACGGCGACAACCTGGTCATCACCGTCCCCGGCAACGACGGCAACGAGGCCCGCAACCTGGGCCAGACCGCCCGGCTGTACATCCGCCCGGTGCTCAACTCGATGCCGGCGCAGGCGGTCCAGCCCAAGCCCGCCCCGCCGGCTCAGGCGCCGCCCCCGGGCCCGGCGCCCTCCGGTCAGCCGGCGCCCGGTCAGGCGCCGCCCCCGGGCCAGGCGCCCCCGCCGGCCGGCCAGCCCGCGCCGGCCCAGCCCGCGCCGCCGGGCGGTCGACCGCCGGCCCAGCCGCGGCCGTATCCGCAGGACCCGCCGCCGCCACCGCCGAGCCCCGCGCCGCCCCCGGCGCCCGCGGGCAACGCGCCGCCGGCCGACGTGCCCCCGGCCGAGCAGCCGGCACCGGCCGACCCGCGCAAGGAACTCGCCGAGCGCATCGCCGACGAGAAGAAGTGGCGGCAGAGCACCCGTCAGGGCGTGCAGTTCCTGGCGTTGCAGTTCCAGGCCACCCGCTGCGACAAAGAAGACATCCTGGCCGGCAACGACGACCCGAAGCTGCCGCTGGTGACGTGTTCGACCGACCACAAGGTGGCCTACCTGCTGGCGCCCTCGATCATCAGCGGCGACCAGATCCAGGACGCCACCTCGGGCATGAACCAGCGCGGCATCGGTTACGTCGTCGACGTGCAGTTCAAGCCGGCGGCGGCGAACACCTGGGCGGACTTCACCGCCGCCCACATCGGCACCCAGACCGCCTTCACGCTGGACTCCCAGGTGGTCAGCGCCCCGATGATCCAGGAGGCCATCCCCGGCGGCCGGACCCAGATCACCGGCGGTGACCCGCCGTTCACCGCCGCGACCGCCAAGCAGCTGGCCAACGTCCTGAAATACGGCTCGTTGCCGCTGTCATTCGAATCCTCGGAGGCCCAAACCGTCTCGGCCACACTGGGATTGACCTCGCTGCGGGCGGGGCTGATCGCCGGTGCGATCGGTTTGGTGTTGGTGTTGCTGTACTCGCTGCTGTATTACCGGGTGTTGGGCCTGCTCACCGCGCTGTCGCTAACGGCTTCCGGCGCAATGATCTTCGCGATATTGGTGATCCTGGGCCGGCAGATCAACTACACCCTGGACCTCGCGGGCATCGCGGGTCTGATCATCGGCATCGGCACCACCGCGGACTCGTTCGTGGTGTTCTTCGAGCGCATCAAAGACGAGATCCGAGAAGGCCGATCGTTTCGATCGGCGGTGCCCCGCGGCTGGGTGCGGGCCCGCAAGACGATCGTGTCGGGCAATGCCGTCACCTTCCTGGCCGCCGCGGTGCTGTACGCGCTGGCGATCGGCCAGGTGCGGGGATTCGCCTTCACGCTGGGCCTCACCACGATCCTCGACGTCGTGGTGGTGTTCCTGGTGACCTGGCCGCTGGTCTACCTGGCGTCCAAGTCGCCGACGTTGGCCAAACCCGCCTACAACGGCCTGGGCGCGGTACAGCAGGTCGCCCGCGAGCGCCGGGCGTCCGCGCAAGTCAAGACGGGACGGGGATAGCGCGATGGCCTCCAAAGGCAAGGCCCAAACCGACGCGGCCGAGATCACCGAAGCCGGCGCGGTGGAGCCGGCTGCTGAGACCGGCGCCGCGCAGCCGCACCACAGCTTCCTCGCGCGCCTCTACACCGGCACCGGCGCGTTCGAGGTGATCGGCCGGCGTCGCCTCTGGTACGGGATCAGCGGGGCGATCGTCGCGGTCGCCCTGGTCAGCATCGTCTTGCGGGGCTTCACCTTCGGGATCGATTTCAACGGCGGCACCACGGTGTCGATGCCCACCGCCGGCTCGTCGGGCACCGTCACGACGGCCACCGTGTCCGACGTCTTCCGGAAGGCGATCGGCCGCGACCCGGAGTCGGTGGTGATCGTCGGCAACGGCGCCTCGGCCACGGTGCAGATCCGCTCGGAAACGCTGTCCAACGACCAGACATCCAAGCTGCGCAACGCCCTGTTCGATGCCTTCCAGCCCAAGGGCGCGGACGGCAAGCCCAGCAAGCAGGCGATCAGCGACGCGGCGGTGTCGGAGACCTGGGGTGACCAGATCACCGACAAGGCGCTGATCGCGCTGGTGGTGTTCTTGGCGTTGGTCAGCCTGTACATCACCGTGCGGTACGAGCGGTACATGGCCGTCTCCGCGCTGACGACCATGGTGTTCGACCTGACGGTGACCGCGGGGGTGTACTCGCTGGTCGGTTTCGAGGTCACCCCGGCCACCGTCATCGGCCTGCTGACGATCCTCGGTTTCTCCCTGTACGACACCGTCATCGTGTTCGACAAGGTCGAGGAGAACACCCACGGCTTCCAGCACACCACCCGGCGCACCTTCGCCGAACAGGCCAACCTGGCGATCAACCAGACGTTCATGCGCTCCATCAACACCAGCCTGATCGGGGTGTTGCCGGTGCTGGCGCTGATGGTCGTGGCGGTGTGGCTGCTGGGGGTCGGCACGTTGAAGGACCTGGCGCTGGTGCAGCTGGTCGGCATCTTGGTGGGCACCTACTCGTCGATCTTCTTCGCCACGCCGCTGCTGGTCACACTGCGCGAGCGCACCGAGCTGGTGCGCACGCACACCCGCCGCGTCACCCGCCGGCGCAAGGGTGGGGCCGAGCCGGCCGAGGAGGCCAAGCCCACCGAGGACGGACCGGCGTCGCCGGAGACCGCCGCGTCGGCGTCGGCGACCCCCGACAAGCCCGCACCCAACAAGCCGGCGCCGGGTGCCCGCCCGGTGCGGCCGACCGGGTCCCGGCGTCCGAGCGGCAAGCGAAACGCCGGCCGGCGGTAGTCGCCATGGCCGCCAGGTACCGCCTCGCTGGGGGCGCTATCGGTTTGGCCGCAATGCTCGTGGCGGCCGTCACGCTGACCGCATGCTCCGGCAGCGCCGCCTCCCAGGTCGACTACGTGGTGGACGGCCCGCTGGTCACCTACAACACCAACACCGTCGTCGGCGCGGCGTCGGCCGGGGCGCAGGCGTTCGCCCGCACGCTCGCCGGCTTCAGCTATCACGGCCCGGACGGGCAGAGCGTCGCCGACCGGGACTTCGGCACCGTCGCGGTGGTGAGCGGTTCACCGCTGGTGCTCGACTACCAGATCGCCGACAACGCCGTCTACTCCGACGGCAAGCCGGTGACCTGCGACGACCTGGTGCTGACCTGGGCGGCCCAGTCCGGCCGGTATCCCGACTTCAACGCCGCCACCCAGGCCGGTTACCTCGACATCGCCAACGTCGAATGCCTGCCGGGGCAGAAGAAGGCCCGGGTGTCGTTCATCCCGGATCGCGGCGTCGTCGACTACAACCAGCTGTTCACCGCCACGTCGCTGATGCCGTCGCACGTCATCGCCGACCAGCTCCACGTCGACGTGACCGCCGCCCTGCTCAGCAGCAACACCCAACTCGTGCAGCAGATCGCCCGGCTGTGGAACACCATCTGGGACCTCAAGCCCGGGCTGGACCTGAAGAACTTCCCGTCGTCGGGGCCGTACAAGATCGAACGCATCCTGGACGGCGGCGCGGTGGTGCTCGTCGCCAATGACCGATGGTGGGGCCCCAGGGCCGTCACCAAGCGGATCACCGTCTGGCCGCAGGGTCCCGACATCCAGGACCGGGTCAACAACCGCAGCGTCGACGTGGTCGACGTCGCGGCGGGCTCGTCGGGAACGCTGACGACACCGGACAACTACGTCCGAGCCGACTCGCCGTCGGCCGGCATCGAGCAGCTGATCTTCGCGCCGCAGGGGCCGCTCTCGCAGCCCAAGGCCCGGCGCGCGCTGGCGCTGTGCACCCCGCGCGACACGCTCGCGCGCGACGCCGGGGTGCCGATCGCCAATTCCCGCCTGAACCCGGCCGCCGACGACCCCGCGACCGCCGGAGACGGTGCCGCCGAGGCCGCCCAGTTCGCCAGGGCGGACCCGGGCGCCGCCCGCGACGCGCTCGGCGGTGCGCCGATGACGGTGCGCATCGGCTACCACGGGCCCAACGCGCGGCTGGCGGTCAACGTCGGGGTCATCGCCAAATCCTGTGCCGCGGCCGGTATCACCGTCGCCAACGTCGCCCTGGACACCTCGGGGCCCCAGGCGCTCAGGGACGGGAAGATCGACGTGCTCCTGGCCAGCACCGGCGGGGCCGCCGGCAGCGGGTCGACGGGCTCGTCGGCGATGGATGCCTACGATCTGCACAGCGGCAACGGCAACAACCTGTCCGGCTACACGAACCCGCAGGTCGACGGCGCGATCGGGGCGCTGGCGGTTTCGGCCGACCCCGCCGAGCGCGTCCGGCTGCTGGGCGACGCGGCGCCGATACTGTGGGGCGACATGCCCACGTTGCCCCTCTACCGCCAGCAACGCACCCTGTTGATGTCGAAGAAGATGTACGCCGTGAGCAAGAACCCCACTCGCTGGGGCGCAGGCTGGAACATGGACCGATGGGCGCTGGTTCAGTGACCGGTGTGGGCGGGAGCGCGTCGGTCGCCAATGTCATCGCCTCGCTGCTGCGTGAGGTGTCCGACTTTCCCAAGCCCGGGGTCCAGTTCAAGGACCTCACGCCCGTGTTCGCCGACCCGCGAGGGTTGATGGCAGTCACCGACGCCCTGGCCGAGATCGCCTCGGGCGCCGACCTGGTGGCCGGGATCGACTCCCGTGGCTTCCTGGCCGCGGCGGCCGTCGCCGACCGGCTGCGCACCGGGGTGCTGGCCATTCGCAAGGGCGGCAAGCTGCCGCCGCCGGTGCACGCCGAGCACTACGACCTGGAGTACGGCAGTGCCACGCTGGAAATCCCCGCCGACGGCATCGACCTGCGTGGACGACACGTGGTGATCATCGACGACGTGCTGGCCACCGGGGGCACCCTCGCCGCGGCGGCCCGGCTGCTGGAACGCAGCGGCGCCCGGGTGATCGCGGCTGCGGTGATCCTCGAGCTGACCGCGCTCGGGGGCCGTCAAGCGGTCGCGGACTTGCCGGTGCACAGCCTCAGTCGCGTCTAGCGGCGCCCACCGCGCGATATCCTCGAGGTCGGAGGTGACCAACGTGGCGGACGAGAAGAGCGCGGCGCAGGCGCTTGACGCGCCCACCGACGCCGGCGACGCCCTGCTGGTCGGGGAGCCGGTCACGGCGCAGGCCGAGCCGCCGGAGCCGCCGACGGAGGCGCTGAAGGTCCCCAGCAGCGCGTCTCGCCGGGTCCGGGCCCGGCTGGCCCGGCGGATGACCGCCCAGCGCACCACGCTCAACCCGGTGCTGGAACCGCTCGTGGCGGTGCACCGGGAGTTCTACCCGAAGGCGAACCTGTCGTTGCTACAGCGCGCCTACGAGGTTGCCGACCAGCGGCACGCCACGCAGTTGCGCCATTCCGGCGATCCCTACATCACCCACCCCCTGGCGGTCGCGAACATCCTGGCCGAATTGGGCATGGACACCACCACTTTGGTGGCCGCGCTGTTGCACGACACCATCGAGGACACCGGTTACACGCTCGAGGCGTTGAGCGAGGAGTTCGGTGAGGAGGTGGGCCACCTCGTCGACGGCGTGACCAAGCTGGACCGGGTGGTGCTGGGCACCGCCGCCGAGGGCGAGACGATCCGCAAGATGATCACCGCGATGGCCCGCGACCCCCGGGTGTTGGTGATCAAGGTCGCCGACCGGCTGCACAACATGCGCACCATGCGCTTCCTGCCGCCGGAAAAGCAGGCCCGCAAGGCCCGCGAGACGCTGGAAGTCATTGCGCCCCTGGCGCATCGGCTGGGCATGGCCAGCGTCAAGTGGGAGCTGGAAGACCTGTCCTTCGCGATCCTGCACCCCAAGAAGTACGAGGAGATCGTCCGGCTTGTCGCCGGCCGCGCGCCGTCGAGGGACACCTACCTGGCCAAGGTCCGCGCCGAGATCATCAACACGCTGAACGCGTCGAAGATCAAGGCGACGGTGGAGGGCCGCCCCAAGCACTACTGGTCGATCTATCAGAAGATGATCGTCAAGGGCCGCGACTTCGACGACATCCACGACCTGGTCGGCATCCGCATCCTGTGCGACGAGATCCGGGACTGCTATGCGGCTGTCGGCGTGGTGCATTCGCTGTGGCAGCCGATGGCGGGGCGGTTCAAGGACTACATCGCCCAGCCCAGATACGGTGTCTACCAGTCGCTGCACACCACCGTCGTCGGGCCGGAGGGCAAGCCGCTGGAAATCCAGATCCGCACCCGCGACATGCACCGGACCGCCGAATACGGCATCGCCGCACACTGGCGCTACAAGGAAGCCAAGGGCCGCAACGGCGTTCCGCATCCGCACGCCGCCGCCGAGATCGACGACATGGCCTGGATGCGTCAGCTGCTCGACTGGCAGCGGGAGGCCGCCGACCCCGGCGAGTTCCTGGAGTCGTTGCGTTACGACCTTGCGGTGCAAGAGATCTTCGTGTTCACCCCCAAGGGCGATGTCATCACCCTGCCGACCGGGTCGACGCCGGTGGACTTCGCCTACGCGGTGCACACCGAGGTCGGCCACCGGTGCATCGGCGCCAGGGTCAACGGGCGGCTGGTGGCGCTGGAGCGCAAGCTGGAAAACGGCGAAGTCGTCGAGGTTTTCACGTCGAAGGCGCCCAACGCCGGCCCGTCACGCGACTGGCAGCAGTTCGTGGTGTCGCCGCGCGCCAAGGCGAAGATCCGGCAGTGGTTCGCCAAGGAGCGCCGCGAGGAGGCGCTGGAGACCGGCAAGGAGGCGATGGCCCGCGAGGTGCGCCGCGGCGGGCTTCCCTTGCAGCGCTTGGTCAACGGCGAGTCCATGGCCGCGGTGGCCCGCGAACTGCACTACGCGGACGTGTCCGCGCTCTACACCGCGATCGGTGAGGGCCACGTCTCGGCGCGCCACGTCGTGCAGCGGCTGCTGGCCGAGCTCGGCGGAATCGACCAGGCCGAAGAGGATCTCGCCGAGCGGTCCACGCCGACGACCATGCTGCGGCGCCCGCGCAGCAGCGACGACGTCGGGGTCTCGGTCCCCGGGGCCCCGGGCGTGCTCTCCAAGCTGGCCAAGTGCTGCACGCCGGTGCCCGGCGACGCGATCATGGGGTTCGTCACCCGCGGCGGGGGCGTGAGCGTGCACCGCACCGACTGCACCAACGCCGCGTCGCTGCAGCAGCAGTCCGAGCGCATCATCGAGGTGCACTGGGCGCCGTCGCCGTCGTCGGTGTTCCTGGTGGCCATCCAGGTCGAGGCGCTCGACCGCCACCGGCTGCTCTCCGACGTCACGCGGGTGCTCGCCGACGAGAAGGTCAACATCCTGTCGGCGTCGGTCACCACGTCCAATGACCGGGTGGCGATCAGCCGGTTCACCTTCGAGATGGGCGACCCCAAGCACCTCGGGCATCTGCTCAACGTGGTGCGCAACGTCGAAGGCGTTTTCGACGTCTACCGCGTGACGTCGGCCGCATGACGACCCTGACGGGCACGGTCTAGCCGACGCGGACCGAGGTGACGGTGACCGGGTTGGTGGGCGCGCCGCTCTGACGATTGCCGGCGATGCCCGCCTGGGCGATCTTGTCGAGAACCGCCAGGCCCGCCTCGTTGATGGTGCCGAACACCGTGCTCTGGGGCGCCAATTCCGAATCCCGGAAAATCAGGGAGAACTGGCTGCCGTTGGTGTTGGGTCCGTCGGTGGCCATGATCACGGTGCCGCGGGGGTACATCACGGTCGCCCGGAGGGCGGGGTCGCCGGCCGGGTACTGGTTGGTGGGGTATTCGTCGGCGAACTGATAGCCGGGGCCACCGGAGCCGTCGGATTCCGGACCGCCGCACAGCAGCGACCCCCCATCGGTGGAGTCGATCAGCCGCGCGCACTGGGTGTTGTCGAAGAACTGCTGCTTCGCCAGGCTGACGAAGCTGTTGACCGTGCACGGCGATTCGGAGTTGGTGAGCTGAACACCGATGTCACCGAAGTTGGTGGAGATGGTGGCCGGGATCTGCGGGGGATCGGTCGACACCCGGCCCGACCGGGGCGGGCTGACCGGCTTGACGACGGTGTCGGGCGCGCTCGGATATTCGCAGTCGGCGCCCAGATCGGCCGGCGGCGCGAACGCCGGCAGCGGCGGGACCGTCGCCATCGCCTGGGCCGTCGGCCCCGGATTCGACCCCAGCCTGCCGGGCACCCGGGCGCGCGTCGGGGTGCTCGACGCCGCGCTGTTGGTGGTGCCGTCGTTCTGGGTGACCAGCGCGATGACCAACGCCACCACCGCGGCCAGCGCCAGGGCCGACGCGCCGACGATGCCCAGCAGCAGGCGCCGGGAGTGCGTGGGCGGGTGATACGGCGGCCGCGGATCGGGACTGGCGTTCGTCGAGGGGAAGTCCTGCGTGGGTGGCGGGGCGGTCGGTGGCGGCGGTGGGGGGCCCGGCGCCGCGGCTGCCGCCGGGACGGCCACCGCCGCCCGGGCGGCCTCGGCGAGCTCCATCGCCGACTGGTAGCGGTGGTCGGGGTCCTTGGCCATGCCACGGGCGACCACCGCATCGAGGGCCGGGGGCACCCCCGCTGACGTCGTCGACGGTCGCGGCGGCGGGGTGTTGAGGTGCGCGTTGAGTTGTTCCTCGAGGCTGTCGCCGGCATAGGGCCGCTTGCCGGTGAGGCACTCGTGCAGCACGCAGGCCAACGAATACACGTCGGCGCGGTGATCCGTTGCGCCCCTGAACCGCTCGGGCGCCATGTAGGCGACGGTGCCCATCGTGTGCCCGGTCTGGGTGAGCGAGGTGTCGGCCATGGTGCGGGCGATGCCGAAGTCGATCAGGTAGACGAAGTCGCGCGCGTCGGTGACCAAGATGTTCTTCGGCTTGATGTCGCGGTGGATCAGGCCCACCTGGTGCGCGCTGTCCAACGCCGCGGCAACCTGTTCGATCACCGCGACCGCACGCTCGGGGGACAGCCGCCCGCCGTTCTCCTCGATGTACTGCAACAGGTCGCGGCCCTCGATGAGCCGCATGTCGACGTAGAGCCGGCCGTCGATCTCGCCGTAACTGTGGATGGGCACCACGTGCGGATCGTTGAGGCTCGCCGCGATGCGCGCCTCCCGGCGGAATCGTTGCTGAAACACCTGATCCTGCGCCAAGTTCGGCGGCAGCACCTTCAGGGCGACGACCCGATCGGTGGCCGCGTCGTAGGCCCGGTAGACCTCGCCCATGCCGCCGCGCCCCAGAACGTCCAGCAATTGGTAATGCCCGAAAGAGTCTGACCCCACGCCACGACCTTAAGCGGTGGACCGCCCGCAGGTCGCGCGATTCCCACCAAACGGCGGCTGCGTTGCGCTGCTTGGCTTTAGTCGAGCAACAGCGACGTGATGGTGACCTCGGAGGCCGGGGCGCCATCCTCGCCGCCGCCCGCCACGCCGGCTTTGGCGATCTTGTCCAGCGTGGCCAGCCCGTCGGGCTGAATGGTGCCGAAGACGGTGTACTGCGGCGGCAGCTGGGAGTCCTTGTACACCATGAAGAACTGGCTGCCGTTGGTGCCGGGACCCGCGTTCGCCATCGCCAGGGTGCCGCGCGGGTAGAGGACGGGCTGCTGCGCCTTCGGGTCGTTCGGCGGGTACTGGTCGGTCGGGTACTCGTTGGCGAATTGGTAGCCCGGACCGCCGGTGCCGTCACCCTTGGGGTCACCGCATTGCAGCACGCCCAGGTCCTGCGATGTGGTCAGCCGGTGGCACTTGGTGTTGTCGAAGTACTTCTGGCCGATCAGGCTCGCGAAACTGTTTACCGTGCAGGGGGATTCGTTGTTGGCCAGCATGAGCCCGATGCGGCCCTGGTTGGTCACCATGCTGGCACTCACCTGGGCCGGGTCGGTCGGCACCTTGCCGGTGCGCGGCGGCTTGACCTGCTTGGCCGCCGGTTCCGGTGACGCCGGGTACTGGCAGTTGGCGCCAAGGTCGGCCGACGGCTTGAACGCCGGCAACGGCGGAACGGGCGGCGTCGGGCCGGCGGGCGCGGTGGTCTCCGGCGAGCTGCTGGGGGCCGAGGAGGTGGAGCTCGCGGCGCTGTTGCTCTTGTGCTCGTGCTTGGTGTTGATCACGGCGAGCACCACCGCGACGACCACGGCCACGGCCACGATCGAGCCGGCGGCGATCACCACGATCCGGCGCATCTTGGCTTGCTTCGCGCGGCGCTCCAGCTGCCGTTCGAGCTTGCGCTTGGCGTTGGCACGTCGTTGTTCATTGCTCGGCACGGCCGTATGCCTCCATGGTCGGTAAGTCGGGGGCCCGCAAAAGGCGTCGGTGGCCAGCTCAGGCTAATGTGGGCGCCGCGACCGGTGTCAAGTGGGGCCCGTGGGAAACTGGGAACCGTGTTGATCACCGGATTTCCCGCCGGCATGTTGCAGTGCAACTGCTATGTGCTGGCCGAGCGGCCTGGGACGGACGCCGTCATCGTGGATCCGGGGCAGCGCGTGATGGGCCCGTTGCGGCGCATTCTCGACGAGAACCGGCTGACCCCGGCCGCGGTGTTGCTCACCCACGGCCACATCGACCACATGTGGTCCGCCCAGAAGGTGTCCGACACCTACGGCTGCCCGACCTTCATCCACCCCGAGGACCGGTTCATGCTGAAAGACCCGATCTACGGCCTGGGCCCGCGGGTGGCCCAGCTGGTGACCGGTGCCTTCTTCCGCGAGCCCAAGCAGGTCGTCGAGCTGGACCGCGACGGCGACAAGATCGATCTGGGCAGCGTGACCGTCAACGTCGATCACACCCCCGGGCACACGCGCGGGTCGGTGGTCTTCCGGGTTGCCGGAGACAAAGAGGTGG includes:
- a CDS encoding MBL fold metallo-hydrolase, which encodes MLITGFPAGMLQCNCYVLAERPGTDAVIVDPGQRVMGPLRRILDENRLTPAAVLLTHGHIDHMWSAQKVSDTYGCPTFIHPEDRFMLKDPIYGLGPRVAQLVTGAFFREPKQVVELDRDGDKIDLGSVTVNVDHTPGHTRGSVVFRVAGDKEVVFTGDTLFERSVGRTDLHGGSGRDLLTSIVNKLLVLDDETVVLPGHGNATTIGAERRFNPFIEGLSP